A window of Pedobacter lusitanus contains these coding sequences:
- a CDS encoding DNA/RNA non-specific endonuclease has translation MIFRRLLIYSSLALVLAGCSKKTTEDTIITDPIVPPAVYSINEGFESSNKAPYAVGNITSPTGSWTLDDALVGATDADLKNGTRSIRLRTGKVSMNFDIKGMTMLYIKHGKYGKDAASAWQLMISTDAGVTYTQVGTDVVEDNAVLKLDSFKVTATTPVRFQIKKSGTARINIDDITFKGTGDSGIIIGTPDTNPVDTANNITAAPPRGITVGTDAQPASGDNSNLLFGNPSNATMVSADNFLINQSYYVESYNSTKGTPNWVSWHLDVNDFNGTSPRLDNFAGFTGLPSGAFQVQSNTYVGSGFDRGHNIPSADRTSSSNANSATFLMSNMIPQAPLNNQKTWANMENYLRTLASQGNEVYIIMGSYGSGGVGSKGLASTIANGKVTVPSNVWKIAVVIPAGNGDLDRVTATTRVIAVDTPNIQDIKEDWKNYRVSVRQIEKATGYDLLSSLPKNIQDAIETTVDKAN, from the coding sequence ATGATTTTTAGAAGATTACTTATTTACAGCAGTCTTGCCCTGGTTTTAGCTGGCTGTTCAAAGAAAACTACAGAAGACACCATTATTACTGACCCGATCGTTCCACCGGCAGTATATTCAATAAATGAAGGATTTGAAAGTTCAAATAAAGCACCTTACGCTGTTGGAAATATCACTTCTCCAACAGGAAGCTGGACCTTAGACGACGCACTTGTAGGTGCTACGGATGCAGATTTAAAAAATGGAACCAGGAGTATCCGGCTAAGAACAGGAAAAGTATCTATGAACTTTGATATAAAAGGCATGACCATGCTGTATATCAAACATGGTAAATACGGAAAAGATGCAGCATCTGCCTGGCAGCTGATGATCTCTACTGACGCTGGTGTAACCTATACACAGGTGGGTACAGATGTTGTTGAGGATAATGCAGTTTTAAAACTGGATTCATTTAAGGTAACTGCCACTACACCTGTTCGTTTCCAGATCAAAAAATCAGGCACAGCAAGGATAAACATTGATGATATTACTTTTAAAGGAACAGGTGATTCAGGTATTATTATCGGTACACCGGATACCAATCCTGTAGATACAGCAAACAACATAACAGCTGCACCTCCTCGTGGTATCACAGTTGGTACGGATGCACAACCGGCATCTGGTGATAACAGCAATTTATTATTTGGTAACCCTTCTAATGCAACTATGGTTTCTGCAGATAACTTCCTGATCAATCAGTCTTATTATGTAGAATCTTATAACAGCACTAAAGGTACACCAAACTGGGTAAGCTGGCATCTGGATGTCAATGACTTCAATGGTACATCACCAAGACTAGACAACTTTGCCGGATTTACAGGCCTTCCTTCAGGTGCTTTTCAGGTTCAGAGCAATACTTATGTAGGTTCTGGATTTGATCGTGGTCATAATATCCCTTCAGCGGACCGTACAAGCTCTTCCAATGCAAACAGTGCTACTTTTCTGATGTCAAATATGATTCCTCAGGCTCCGCTTAATAATCAGAAAACCTGGGCTAACATGGAAAACTACCTGCGTACGCTGGCTTCACAGGGAAATGAGGTTTATATTATTATGGGTAGTTATGGTTCAGGTGGTGTAGGCAGCAAAGGACTGGCAAGTACGATTGCTAATGGTAAGGTAACCGTTCCTTCTAATGTATGGAAAATAGCAGTAGTTATTCCTGCTGGTAATGGTGATCTGGACAGGGTTACTGCAACAACAAGAGTAATCGCGGTGGATACTCCGAATATTCAGGATATCAAAGAAGACTGGAAAAATTACCGTGTTTCTGTAAGACAAATTGAAAAAGCAACCGGTTATGATTTATTATCATCATTACCAAAGAATATTCAGGACGCAATTGAAACCACAGTAGACAAAGCGAACTAG
- a CDS encoding circadian clock KaiB family protein: protein MGKRTDYQLTLFITGASYNSVKAINNIKFICEKYLQGNYALDIIDVYQIPEIVLKEQLTVLPTLIRRGAETYKRLVGDLSDIPAVLRGLGVNFKDKE, encoded by the coding sequence GTGGGTAAAAGAACAGACTATCAGCTTACATTATTCATTACCGGTGCTTCGTACAATTCGGTAAAGGCAATCAACAATATTAAATTTATTTGTGAAAAATATTTGCAGGGAAATTATGCGCTGGATATTATTGATGTCTATCAGATACCCGAAATAGTTCTTAAGGAGCAGCTTACAGTATTACCCACACTGATCAGAAGAGGGGCGGAAACTTATAAAAGATTAGTTGGCGATTTATCTGATATCCCGGCAGTATTACGAGGACTCGGTGTTAATTTTAAGGATAAAGAATGA
- a CDS encoding PAS domain-containing sensor histidine kinase, giving the protein MSAQHTQEQLLAEIKELRLQLEEANDTIEAVKAGTVDAFVVKGQEGHQLYALKTADQTFRVLIEKMGEGAATLNKGGVILYCNSRFAKMVDLPLHQVMGKRFDQFINRYNDAKLNDITISGEVSDYKTEETLISSDLSSMPVLMSITNLNLEDGTAFSILLTDLTAQKIAQQALRDKNEELEEARNKALQVNDALEDTVEERTKDLSVSREHFMLLANNIPQITWTNLPSGQFNFFNERWFDYTGLSFDATFEESWDNIIHPEDLPATREKFIRCMQTGEVFEIENRYKRNDGTYRWHLNRSIPLKQESGEILFWVGTATDIDDQRKSIEKKDEFIGIASHELKTPLTSLKAYLQLISNYRKEPVPDQIKTFIVKAESSISRLQILVNDLLDVSKIQAGKLYFNCYPLSVTELISVCAENASYMFPDYNIIFKPGPDVNISGNTERLEQVMMNLINNAVKYSPLHKDIVLSFVKEGTQVRISVTDYGIGLSSSQKDKIFQRFYRVDDKDFMVSGLGMGLYISMEIIKNHQGTIGVQSRINKGSTFYILLPLLS; this is encoded by the coding sequence ATGAGTGCTCAGCATACACAGGAACAGCTATTGGCTGAAATAAAAGAACTGCGCCTTCAATTGGAAGAGGCTAATGACACTATTGAAGCTGTCAAAGCGGGTACCGTAGACGCTTTTGTGGTTAAAGGACAGGAGGGGCACCAGTTATATGCACTTAAAACAGCCGATCAGACCTTTAGGGTACTTATAGAAAAAATGGGAGAAGGGGCGGCTACGCTGAATAAAGGCGGAGTTATTCTGTATTGCAATTCCCGTTTCGCTAAAATGGTAGACCTGCCCTTGCATCAGGTAATGGGTAAACGTTTTGATCAGTTTATTAACCGTTACAATGATGCTAAACTGAATGATATTACAATTAGTGGTGAAGTATCAGATTATAAAACAGAAGAGACATTAATCAGTTCTGATCTTTCCAGTATGCCGGTGTTAATGTCAATAACTAATCTTAACCTGGAAGATGGTACTGCATTTAGTATTCTTTTAACTGATTTAACGGCGCAAAAAATAGCACAGCAGGCTTTAAGAGATAAAAATGAAGAGCTGGAAGAAGCGAGGAACAAGGCGTTGCAGGTGAACGATGCATTGGAGGATACAGTAGAAGAAAGGACAAAGGATCTTTCTGTCAGCAGAGAGCATTTTATGCTGCTGGCTAATAATATTCCTCAGATCACCTGGACGAATCTGCCATCAGGACAGTTTAATTTTTTTAATGAACGCTGGTTTGATTATACAGGTTTATCATTTGATGCAACTTTTGAAGAGTCCTGGGATAATATCATTCACCCAGAAGATCTTCCTGCCACCAGAGAGAAATTCATCCGCTGTATGCAGACAGGGGAGGTTTTTGAAATTGAAAACCGTTATAAACGTAATGACGGCACTTACCGCTGGCATCTGAACAGAAGTATTCCGTTGAAACAGGAAAGCGGAGAAATCTTATTCTGGGTAGGCACAGCAACGGATATTGATGATCAGCGGAAGTCTATTGAAAAGAAAGATGAATTTATCGGTATAGCGAGTCATGAGCTTAAAACTCCGCTTACTAGTCTCAAAGCCTATCTGCAGCTGATTTCCAACTACAGAAAAGAACCGGTACCAGACCAGATAAAAACTTTTATTGTGAAGGCCGAAAGTTCGATAAGCAGATTGCAGATCCTTGTCAATGATTTACTGGATGTGAGTAAAATACAGGCCGGTAAGCTGTATTTCAATTGTTATCCATTGAGCGTCACTGAACTGATCTCTGTCTGTGCTGAAAATGCCAGTTATATGTTCCCTGATTACAATATCATTTTTAAGCCGGGACCGGATGTAAACATCAGTGGAAATACAGAACGGCTGGAGCAGGTGATGATGAACCTGATTAATAATGCTGTAAAATACTCTCCGCTGCACAAAGATATTGTGTTGTCATTTGTCAAAGAAGGTACTCAGGTCAGGATTTCAGTCACAGATTATGGCATAGGTCTTTCATCCAGTCAGAAAGATAAAATCTTTCAAAGATTTTACCGTGTGGATGATAAGGATTTTATGGTCAGTGGTTTAGGTATGGGGCTCTATATCTCTATGGAAATTATTAAAAATCATCAGGGCACAATTGGTGTACAAAGCAGAATTAACAAAGGTTCTACTTTTTACATTTTATTACCTTTGCTTTCATGA
- a CDS encoding BamA/TamA family outer membrane protein — protein sequence MQKTIYLFFFLFITYHASAQNASDAISANNQVRDTSNKRDLIDIAKVLFKIKPGTKTRENPKKIFFSLLPIGANVPGGGRALITSTSAGFYLGDRKTTNISNATFTPYWNFKGRFGLPLRSNIWLKNNTWNIQGDTRFLVYPQYTWGLGSGHEDQKMLIDYKYVRFYQSALKQIRPYFYAGFGYNLDYFVNIKTPEPGLQKFSGYNVGTEQGSNSFSSGISFSLLYDTRNNSINPLPGSYLNMTLRTNPEFMGSQTSWKSLYIDARKYISLNTRPHQQNTLAFWSYFWTGLNSGIPYLNLPSIGWDPYNRSGRGMDQNRYRGKGLFYIESEYRRDITDNGLFGFVVFANATSVTEPENNMFKKIHPAIGAGMRIKFNKGSNTNIAVDYGVSKGYSGLSIGLGEAF from the coding sequence ATGCAAAAAACAATTTACCTGTTCTTCTTCCTTTTTATTACTTATCATGCCAGTGCACAAAATGCAAGTGATGCAATTTCAGCAAATAATCAGGTTCGTGACACTTCAAATAAGCGGGATTTAATAGATATCGCCAAGGTATTATTTAAAATAAAACCAGGAACCAAAACCAGAGAAAACCCTAAAAAGATCTTCTTTTCATTGCTGCCGATAGGTGCCAATGTTCCCGGTGGAGGCAGGGCACTGATCACTTCCACCAGTGCCGGTTTTTATTTGGGAGACCGTAAAACAACAAATATCTCTAACGCAACTTTTACTCCATACTGGAATTTCAAAGGCCGTTTTGGATTGCCTTTAAGGTCAAATATATGGCTTAAAAACAACACATGGAATATACAGGGAGACACCCGTTTCCTTGTTTACCCGCAGTATACCTGGGGTTTAGGCTCAGGACACGAAGATCAGAAGATGCTGATTGATTATAAATATGTCAGATTTTACCAGAGCGCACTGAAACAAATCAGGCCGTATTTTTATGCTGGTTTCGGGTATAACCTTGACTATTTTGTTAATATAAAAACACCTGAACCAGGCTTGCAGAAATTTAGCGGTTATAACGTGGGCACTGAACAGGGAAGCAATTCTTTTTCATCAGGAATATCTTTCAGCTTACTTTATGATACCCGTAATAATTCTATCAATCCATTACCAGGAAGTTATCTGAATATGACTTTAAGAACCAATCCGGAATTTATGGGAAGTCAGACCAGCTGGAAGTCTCTTTATATAGATGCCAGAAAATATATCTCTTTAAATACCAGACCGCATCAGCAGAATACGCTCGCTTTCTGGTCTTATTTCTGGACAGGTCTCAATAGTGGCATCCCTTATCTTAATCTGCCTAGTATCGGATGGGATCCTTATAACAGATCTGGCAGAGGTATGGACCAGAACAGATACAGAGGAAAAGGTTTATTTTATATAGAAAGTGAATACAGAAGGGATATTACTGATAATGGCCTGTTTGGTTTTGTCGTTTTTGCCAACGCAACTTCAGTGACTGAGCCGGAGAATAATATGTTTAAAAAGATTCATCCGGCAATTGGGGCTGGTATGCGAATCAAATTCAATAAAGGTTCCAATACCAATATTGCAGTTGATTATGGGGTGAGTAAAGGATACTCCGGACTTTCAATTGGTCTTGGGGAAGCCTTTTAG
- a CDS encoding PLP-dependent aminotransferase family protein, with the protein MKQYRYETFTSIIEAQISQGIYQPGHKLPSVRALMKKFSVSTGTVQQGYEYLMIRGLVESIHKSGYYVSSSPQHQLIISPVKKKPVVRDAVFKHKLSLITSSGRTQNTLTGFNVAAPGDLLIPQKLILRTMQQVIREQGAGLLRYYPSTGSAALKNSICKQAAHYNANLLADELIITDGALQALYIALMSTCLAGDTVAVESPCVFSVLQVINTLRLKVVEIPVDFSTGFDIDYLKKVCAGTKIKAIIITPNFHNPTGILLTDDQKKQLLSVAQLHEIALIENDVYGDLNFNGNRPSNIKSFDDSGLVMTYSSYAKTLAAGIRLGWLSAGKFFRQAEQVKFSTGSTVSPVYQETVNKLLNSTSYDRHIRTLKTQLSRNAYHTVNILATSFPKGTQMIMPAGGYNLWVKLPDYVSITEFYLHCEQVGVKFTPGETFSFSADYKRFFRIVFADQYSAKRIEALKLAGGASDKDLSV; encoded by the coding sequence ATGAAACAATACCGGTACGAAACATTCACTAGTATCATTGAAGCTCAGATCAGTCAGGGAATTTATCAACCTGGTCACAAACTTCCCTCAGTAAGAGCATTAATGAAGAAGTTTTCAGTCAGTACCGGAACTGTTCAGCAGGGCTATGAATATCTGATGATAAGGGGCCTGGTAGAAAGTATTCATAAATCAGGTTATTATGTTTCCAGTTCGCCACAACATCAGCTTATTATAAGCCCGGTAAAGAAGAAACCTGTGGTAAGAGATGCTGTATTTAAACATAAACTGTCATTGATTACTTCGTCCGGCAGGACACAGAATACTTTAACCGGTTTCAATGTTGCTGCGCCCGGAGATCTGCTGATACCTCAGAAACTGATTCTGCGAACGATGCAGCAGGTGATCAGGGAACAGGGTGCAGGTTTACTCAGATATTATCCTTCAACCGGATCTGCAGCACTTAAAAACAGTATTTGCAAACAAGCTGCACATTATAATGCCAATTTACTGGCCGATGAGTTAATTATCACTGACGGCGCACTGCAGGCGCTGTATATTGCATTGATGTCCACTTGCCTTGCCGGAGATACCGTTGCCGTAGAAAGCCCGTGTGTATTCTCTGTTCTTCAGGTAATCAATACTTTAAGATTAAAAGTGGTGGAGATTCCGGTCGATTTCAGTACAGGATTTGATATAGATTATCTGAAAAAAGTATGCGCGGGAACAAAGATTAAAGCGATCATCATTACACCAAATTTTCATAATCCCACAGGTATTTTATTGACTGATGACCAGAAAAAACAATTGCTTTCAGTTGCACAGTTGCACGAAATTGCGCTCATTGAAAATGATGTTTATGGAGATCTGAATTTTAATGGTAACCGGCCTTCAAATATTAAATCTTTTGATGACAGCGGTCTGGTGATGACCTATTCATCCTATGCTAAAACTCTGGCAGCCGGTATAAGGCTAGGCTGGCTGTCGGCCGGCAAATTTTTCCGGCAGGCTGAACAGGTTAAATTTTCTACAGGCAGTACAGTTTCGCCGGTATATCAGGAGACGGTAAATAAGCTCTTGAACTCAACTAGTTATGACAGACATATCAGAACATTAAAAACTCAGTTATCAAGAAATGCTTATCATACAGTTAATATCCTCGCTACATCTTTTCCTAAAGGAACACAGATGATCATGCCCGCGGGGGGATATAATTTATGGGTAAAACTGCCTGATTATGTTAGTATAACTGAATTTTATCTACATTGCGAACAGGTAGGCGTGAAATTTACACCAGGAGAAACCTTTTCTTTCTCTGCTGATTATAAAAGATTTTTCAGAATCGTATTTGCTGATCAATATTCAGCAAAGCGTATTGAAGCACTGAAGCTGGCTGGCGGAGCCTCTGATAAGGATTTGTCTGTATAA
- a CDS encoding nuclear transport factor 2 family protein, whose translation MTDYKSRLKEIFSEVLENPLYQEELIKKHFSPDYVQYVDGKTLYFEEFNQHMKVLKKDMPEIKIDVLTLVQEDHTVFSNHLVSGTTKEERKGLVQVIGEFRFSGNRLCYCNELTCLLSGDPKDRDLGSRV comes from the coding sequence ATGACAGACTATAAATCACGTTTAAAAGAGATTTTTTCGGAGGTTCTGGAGAATCCGCTATATCAGGAAGAGCTGATAAAAAAGCACTTTAGCCCGGACTATGTTCAATACGTTGATGGCAAAACATTATATTTTGAAGAGTTTAATCAACATATGAAAGTCCTGAAAAAAGATATGCCGGAGATTAAGATTGATGTGCTGACCCTGGTACAGGAAGATCATACAGTTTTTTCCAATCATCTGGTAAGCGGAACAACAAAAGAGGAAAGAAAAGGTCTGGTTCAGGTAATTGGCGAGTTTCGTTTCAGCGGGAACCGGTTATGTTACTGTAATGAGCTTACCTGTCTGCTCAGCGGAGATCCCAAAGACCGTGATCTGGGATCAAGAGTCTGA
- a CDS encoding helix-turn-helix domain-containing protein → MESSNLISIISVIAVFVSLLLAFFLLTVPTKNKLGNFLLAAFIILNAIDLSGWFIYHITKNHPDLEVFRWSVSWLINPVFFLYALSVCFSDFHLKIKHLLHAIPFLLYNLFLLPKVYLADLTAKTHFITYYGDSEARKIFSVLGHLQFIFYVIAILLVLKKYRKIYLENYADNTTITYKWLFQLTVVIIIVHSIVTLKDLLMYISSRDIFNGAQIIVGVNAVFILCWFVLKALYSPDLFRGIDSKTEPAESLTPISPNKKQQPKEAVIPENNKDILKIRNYMTLQEPYLEPSLTIQDLADQLEMPVRDLSILINNQLDQHFFDFVNEYRIEKAMRILKDPARSNLTILEILYEIGFNSKSSFNASFRKYTSLTPTEYRRKHQQ, encoded by the coding sequence ATGGAGAGTAGTAATCTAATAAGTATTATCAGTGTAATTGCTGTTTTCGTCTCCTTACTTTTAGCATTCTTTCTCTTAACAGTTCCTACTAAAAACAAACTGGGCAATTTCCTGCTGGCAGCTTTTATCATTCTTAATGCAATTGATCTTAGCGGATGGTTTATCTACCATATTACGAAAAATCACCCAGATCTGGAGGTATTCAGATGGTCGGTTTCCTGGCTGATCAATCCGGTGTTTTTTTTATATGCCCTATCTGTATGTTTTTCTGATTTCCATTTAAAAATCAAACACCTGCTGCATGCTATTCCTTTTCTACTTTATAATCTATTCTTATTACCAAAGGTATATCTTGCAGATTTGACGGCAAAGACCCATTTCATTACATATTATGGAGATTCCGAAGCACGAAAAATATTTTCTGTACTGGGGCATCTTCAGTTTATATTTTATGTTATTGCCATTTTACTGGTATTAAAAAAGTACAGAAAGATATATCTGGAAAATTATGCAGATAATACAACTATTACTTATAAATGGCTGTTTCAGCTTACTGTTGTTATAATTATAGTGCATTCAATAGTCACACTTAAAGACTTGTTAATGTATATCAGCAGTCGTGATATTTTTAACGGGGCACAGATTATTGTCGGGGTTAATGCAGTATTTATTTTATGCTGGTTTGTATTAAAAGCGCTGTATAGCCCGGATCTGTTCAGAGGTATAGACTCTAAAACTGAGCCGGCAGAAAGCCTGACACCAATATCTCCGAACAAAAAACAGCAGCCTAAAGAAGCAGTAATCCCGGAGAATAATAAAGATATTCTGAAAATCAGAAACTATATGACTCTGCAGGAACCATATCTGGAGCCATCACTGACCATTCAGGATCTCGCAGATCAGCTGGAAATGCCCGTACGCGATTTATCTATACTCATCAACAATCAGCTGGATCAGCATTTTTTTGATTTTGTAAATGAGTACCGTATTGAAAAGGCAATGCGGATACTGAAAGATCCGGCCAGAAGTAACCTGACCATTCTTGAAATTTTATACGAAATAGGTTTTAATTCAAAATCATCGTTTAATGCTTCTTTCAGGAAATATACCAGCCTTACGCCTACTGAATACCGCAGAAAACATCAGCAGTAA
- a CDS encoding metallophosphoesterase family protein: protein MSLIAIFSDVHGNLPALQAVLNDIEKRKADQIYCLGDLVDFAPWTNEVIEIVKGLQISCLMGNHDERIAFNHEIIPLGKHTKEETKARITAINYTKNTIREENRKYLAGLPAQISITFKLRKNQITMLLVHGSTRSNEEYIYEDHDPNDIDEMLTSHQADILVMGHTHLSYIRTIPSKNNDSDQVVINCGSVGRSKEGKPLATYLLIAISEDGIKPELIKLEYPVNKVISGIQESGIPDFYASFLMD from the coding sequence ATGAGTCTGATTGCAATTTTCAGTGATGTTCATGGAAATCTGCCCGCTTTACAAGCTGTGCTGAATGATATTGAAAAACGGAAAGCTGACCAGATATATTGTCTGGGTGATCTGGTAGATTTTGCTCCATGGACTAATGAGGTTATTGAAATAGTCAAGGGGCTGCAAATTTCCTGTCTGATGGGTAATCATGATGAAAGAATTGCATTCAATCATGAAATTATCCCTCTTGGTAAACACACCAAGGAGGAAACCAAAGCCAGAATTACTGCGATTAATTATACCAAAAACACAATCAGAGAAGAAAACAGAAAATACCTGGCTGGCCTGCCTGCTCAGATCAGTATTACTTTTAAGCTCCGTAAAAATCAGATAACTATGCTTTTGGTACATGGCAGTACAAGAAGTAACGAGGAATATATTTATGAAGATCATGATCCTAATGATATTGACGAAATGCTAACTTCACATCAGGCAGATATACTGGTTATGGGTCATACCCATCTATCTTATATCAGAACAATTCCTTCAAAAAATAACGATTCTGATCAGGTGGTAATCAATTGTGGCTCCGTGGGCAGATCAAAAGAAGGAAAACCTCTGGCGACTTATCTTTTAATAGCTATAAGTGAAGATGGAATAAAACCTGAACTGATTAAACTGGAATATCCGGTTAATAAAGTAATCAGCGGGATTCAGGAAAGTGGTATCCCTGATTTTTACGCCTCCTTTTTAATGGATTAA
- a CDS encoding MFS transporter, producing MTSEKSNLHPAIIPLMAVSAGVIVANIYYNQPILNEIGQALHVSESQIGKISMLSQLGYGLGMFFLLPLGDKLNRKNLILLLSGLLTLTLILFAFSSTLTVICVLSFLIGLFSTPAQIILPMAATLGKHNRGKNVGQVFSGILVGILGARVLSGLITEWLGWRYVYAISALMVLTMGILLKLYLPEVTPKFKGSYISLLKSTLALVKEYRVLRQAALLGAFTFGVFCSFWTTLTFHLSSAPLNYHTGTIGMFGLIAIGGALVAPYFGKLADKGNVYNSLLLTVSMIIGSILLIKIFPYSIPVLIVSVFFLDIGVQATQITNFTRIYSLHEDAHSRLNTIYMTMYFIGAAVGTYFGLLSWKLGQWSLSTSQMLLWGCIAMLIVIISKRYKS from the coding sequence ATGACATCAGAAAAATCAAACCTGCATCCGGCTATTATTCCATTAATGGCGGTATCTGCAGGAGTTATAGTTGCCAATATTTATTATAATCAGCCTATCTTAAATGAAATCGGACAAGCCTTACACGTAAGTGAAAGCCAGATAGGCAAAATCTCTATGCTTTCTCAATTGGGTTATGGTCTTGGAATGTTTTTTTTACTGCCATTAGGCGATAAATTAAACCGCAAAAATCTCATTCTGCTTCTTTCAGGTTTGCTGACGCTTACGCTGATTCTTTTTGCTTTTTCGTCCACACTTACTGTAATCTGCGTACTCAGTTTCCTGATTGGCCTTTTCTCTACTCCCGCTCAGATTATCTTACCTATGGCTGCAACTTTAGGAAAACATAACCGGGGTAAAAATGTAGGACAGGTTTTTAGCGGTATACTGGTAGGTATACTGGGCGCCAGGGTATTGAGTGGTTTGATTACCGAATGGCTTGGATGGAGATATGTATACGCTATATCTGCTTTAATGGTATTGACCATGGGTATTTTGCTAAAATTATACCTGCCAGAGGTAACTCCTAAATTTAAAGGCAGTTATATCAGTTTGCTAAAATCCACACTTGCCCTGGTCAAAGAATACAGAGTTTTAAGACAGGCAGCATTGTTAGGTGCTTTTACCTTTGGCGTATTCTGTTCTTTCTGGACTACGTTAACCTTCCACTTAAGCAGTGCGCCATTAAATTATCATACCGGAACCATTGGTATGTTCGGCCTGATTGCCATTGGGGGAGCATTGGTAGCACCTTACTTTGGTAAACTTGCAGATAAAGGCAATGTTTACAATTCTCTGCTACTAACGGTCTCTATGATCATAGGAAGTATCCTGCTCATTAAAATCTTCCCCTATTCCATACCAGTTTTAATTGTTAGTGTATTCTTTCTGGATATTGGTGTTCAGGCTACGCAAATTACCAATTTCACAAGAATTTACAGCCTTCATGAGGATGCACACAGCCGCCTGAATACCATCTACATGACTATGTACTTTATAGGTGCTGCTGTCGGCACCTATTTCGGCCTGTTAAGCTGGAAACTGGGACAATGGAGTCTTTCAACTTCTCAGATGCTGTTATGGGGTTGTATCGCTATGTTAATTGTAATTATCTCCAAACGGTATAAATCATGA
- a CDS encoding AraC family transcriptional regulator: MERFIQHEPLFIRHFTTEVWPYPVHNHNHFELMYIHSGSGYHELNGEVNPYNGRCMFLLAPADYHILNIQEKTEFSVLKFSNVYLDGATDESVKNEWNKLIDHLLVISNAYDSCLVKSADELDKIDHIIRMVVREWEDSNTSNEVIFYLIRSVFALIKRNALHQMIPGNLSNGNLFIDIMNYIHVNIQIPEKLRLSSLSKQFNLSPNHLSSLFKQQMGASIKKYIDDYKFKLIENRLRYSGLMLKEISNEFGFTDLSHLNKFMKNRIGVSPKDLRKNPGSDI; encoded by the coding sequence TTGGAACGATTTATTCAGCATGAGCCACTTTTTATCAGACATTTTACCACAGAAGTCTGGCCATATCCGGTGCATAATCATAATCACTTTGAACTGATGTATATCCATTCGGGAAGTGGTTATCATGAACTGAATGGAGAAGTTAACCCTTATAATGGCAGATGTATGTTTTTATTGGCTCCGGCCGATTATCATATCCTGAATATTCAGGAAAAAACGGAGTTCAGTGTTTTGAAATTCAGTAATGTTTATCTGGATGGAGCAACAGATGAGTCTGTTAAAAATGAATGGAATAAGCTGATTGATCATTTGCTGGTAATTAGCAACGCCTATGATTCCTGTCTGGTTAAGTCTGCAGATGAACTGGATAAAATTGATCATATTATACGGATGGTTGTAAGAGAGTGGGAGGATAGTAATACTTCAAATGAGGTTATTTTTTATTTAATCCGCAGTGTTTTTGCACTGATTAAAAGAAATGCTCTTCATCAGATGATTCCTGGCAATTTATCAAATGGGAATTTATTTATTGATATAATGAACTATATCCATGTAAATATTCAAATTCCTGAAAAGCTGCGGTTAAGTTCCTTATCAAAACAATTTAACCTCTCTCCAAACCATTTAAGCAGCTTGTTTAAACAACAAATGGGGGCTTCTATTAAAAAATATATTGACGATTATAAATTTAAGCTGATTGAAAACCGGCTGAGATATAGCGGTTTGATGCTGAAAGAAATCAGCAATGAGTTTGGCTTTACAGATTTGAGTCATTTGAATAAATTTATGAAAAACAGAATAGGTGTCAGCCCTAAAGATCTCAGAAAGAATCCGGGGAGTGATATATAG